Part of the Mycolicibacterium mengxianglii genome is shown below.
TGTCCAACAACCTAAAGTGCCGTCGCCGCCACTCGTGGGCGCCCCGAGTCCAAATGGACCACGCCGATTGGGACCTGTTCGCCGACCGGTTACACCACAACCCGAGCCGCCACGCCGAGGCCCATGAGATGGTGGCGGCGATCGGGCAGGCGGTCACGACAGTGCTCACCGATCGACAGCGACGGGTGTTCATTGAAACTGTCGTCGAAGGTGCTCCGGCGAATGCAGTGGCCGACAAGTACGGCATGTCACGAAATACCCTGTACAAGTGCATTTTCGACTCGCGCCGTAAGATCCGCAGCTTCCTGACTGCAAATGGGTTCGAAGTCGATGGTGCCCCGCTGACCGACTCAGCGTGACCTCTTTGGGTCACACAGGCTGAACCGTTTTCGCGAGTACAGGGCTCTCGCCTCGGCTTCGCGCGTCAAGCAGCCGCTTGGCCCGGTCAGACATGCTGCGCACCCGCTCTCGGTGAATTCACCGAGTGCCGATTCGCGCACGAAATTCACTACGAAACAGGGCAATTCGATGCTACCCGTCCTTCAAGGCACCGTCGCGCGCGAAGCGGTGCAGAACGCCGCCACTTCGGAGGTGCGCTTCGCTTCCGAAGCCGCCCCCTACGTGCGGATCTACTCCGCTCCGCATACCGCTACACCCGCCACAAACACGACGCCGAGGACCTCGTTCAGGAGACCTACGCCAGAGCATGGATGAACTACGAATCGTATGAGCAGGGAACAAACATCCGCGCGTGGATGTCCCGCATCATGGTGAACATCTGGATGAATGCGCATCGGAAATCAACACGGCGGGTACAGGAAACGCTTGCCGGGTCCTTCACGGAACAGGACTACTTCGCCGGGGTTCTCTCCGCCACGCCATCAGCAGAAGACGTGGCATTACAGGGTCAAACCGACGATGCCGTCAAGCAGTGCTTCGGGGCGTTGCCATCAGGGTTCCAGTCAGTCGTCTTCTACGCGGACGTCTGCCAGTATCCCTTGAAAGATGTCGCAGAAATCGCGTGTATCCCGCTCGGAACGGCGATGTCTCGCCGCCACCGGGCGCACCGTCGACTCCGCGCAGCACTCATCTCGAGCGGTCACCAGCGTCGCGCAGAGACGGACGCCGGCTCCCGGCCGGGTCCGGATGGGGGCGAAGACGTTGTTTCGCCGTGACACTGACCCGCTGTATCGGTCCGCACGCTCATGCGCGTTCACTGTGGGGCTCATGGCGATACTGGTCGCGGTGGTTATCGCGTGGTGTTGATGCCCTGTCATCGCCAGGCCGCAGGTCTTCGGCAGAAACCGGCGAGTGCCCGCCGTAACCACTCACAGCGGTACGGCGGGCACTCAATCGGAGCTCGAGCGACAGCTGGCCCGGCTCGAGAGGTTCGCTGCGTCTCACGCCACGTCGCGGAACATCCTCTCGGCGACGCGCAATCCGAGCCGCTTGGGGACCACCCGATCCAACAGCATGATCAGGATTCTGTTGGCGGCACCGTCGACCACCGACGGGGCATGGCCCGACATCGCCCCCCAGGTCGTATCGACAACCTGTTCCGGTTTTCTGGCGTTCTTGGCTCGCGTGCTCATGGGCGTATCGGTGTCACCGGGAGCGACGGCGAAGATGCGCAGGCCGTACCGGCGGTTCTCCTCGTACATCGCCTCCGTGAACATCAAGACGTAGGACTTCGACGCCGAATACGCCGCCATGTGCGGCATCGGCTGATAGCCGGCCGCGCTCGCGACATTGACGATGGTTCCCGTACCCGCCGCACGCATCCGGATGATCGCGGCGCGCGTCAGCAATGTGAGTGCAGTGATGTTGAGGGCGATCATCTGCTGCAGCGCCGCCTCGTCGGCGTTGGCGAGGTCACCGTTCATGGCGGCGCCTGCGCAGTTGACGAGGTGATCGACGCGCGGGAGCTCTGAGGTCAGCTTCTTCACCAGGATCGCCACAGCTTCGGGGTCGGCGAGATCCGCGGAGTGGACGTCGACGTAGATCTGGTGTGCTGCGGCCAGCTCGACGGCCAGGGACTGCAGCACCTTCTCCGAGCGGGCGACGAGCACCAGGTCGAAGCCCTCGCGGGCATAGCGCCGGGCGTACTGCTCGCCGATGCCGGAGCTGGCTCCGGTGACAACGGCGATCGGGCGGGAGGAAGTAGTCATTGACAGTCCTTTCGAGTGTGACCCACTATAACCGGATAGTTTATCCGTTCGGATTCTCTGTCCGGTTAGAGTGGGCACATGGTTGCTCTGCGCAGTGACGCTGCCCGCAACCGCGCTCGCATCCTCGAGGCGGCGCGCGACCTTGCAAACCGCAGCGAGACGCTGGCGCTGAATGCGGTTGCCCAAGCCGCCGGGGTAGGCGTGGGGACGGTCTATCGGCACTTCACGACGGTGGAAGAGCTGGAGGAAACCCTTGTCTGGGAGCGGTTCGACGAGCTCGCCGAAATTCTGGACAGCACAGGTCCGACGCACCTCGAACGGGTGCTTACGGCGCATTTCGCACTGCTGGTTGAGGACGTACTTTTTGAGAGGGTGACCTCGCGGGCCAACCCGGCACTCGAGCAGACCACGGCGCTGATCACCGAGCTCACTGACCGAATGGCGAAGTTGATGGATCGGGCCCGCGCCGAAGGTGCTCTACGCGACGATATCGATGCGGCGGGGGTGCTGACGCTTGTGTGTGGCGTTGCGCGCGCTGCGCGCACCGCCGACCTCGCGGCCGAGGGCCCGCAGGCTCAACTTCTCCTGCGCGTAGTGCTCGACGGGTTGGGTACGCGGCCTACCTGATCAGCGCACAGCCTGCGCGGGGTACGCCAGTTCCGAGACGGCGCCCGCGGCGCCGGCAGTCACAAGCATCCGAAAACTCAAAGTCGTTTTCACACAAGGGATACCGTGATATACCGCCTCATCGGCTGAGTGCCGGTCCACAGCCCGCGGCGAAGGTCGGGTCAGACATGGCTGAGTCGGCCGAACGGCGCCCACCGTTTGATGGTGGACCGGAGGCCGTCGCCGGGTCAGTTCGGCGCTGCCGTGACCGCTCAGGTGGGCCGGCAACACCCGGGGTGTTGGTGTCGGCGGCCACGCCGCGGACGCTTCCGGGCGTTGCCCACGCCTCGGCGGGGTACTTGCAGCAGCAACTGTTGGTATCGGGTTCGACGAACTGCAGCGGCGTGTGGAAGATGTTGCGGCCCGTGCCGATACCCAGTCGGTTCATCGGGAGGGAAGATTCCACCTATAAGCAGCGTTGGCGTTGACGGGTTGGCTGATGTCTGTGCGACAACGTTCGTTGCGAGCGACGTCGTCCGAACTCGATCCGCCCGTCCTTCTGCCCAAATACCCACGGTCTCTTCGCCGCCGACAACATCCAAGGACAGCCATGCCCCTCGCCGTACGCTTTCACACACTCGGAGGCCCGGAAGTGCTGGAACTCGAAGAAGTCGAAGTTCCGCCGCCGGGTAACGGTGAAGTACGGATCCGCACCCGGGCGTTGGGACTCAACCGCGCCGAAGCGATGTTTCGGACCGGCGATTATCTGGACGATCCGGTGCTTCCGCAGGGTCTCGGATATGAGGCTGCGGGGGTGGTGGAATCGATCGGTCCCGAGGTGACCGGCTTTTCCGTCGGCGATGCGGTCAGCGTCATTCCCGCGTTCAAGATGACAGATTATGCGGTTCACGGCGAGCTCGTCTTGGCGCCGGCGCGTGCGGTGGTCAAGCACCCAACCCATCTTTCATGGGAAGAGGCCGCTTCGATTTGGATGCAGTTCATCACCGCCTACGGTGGCCTGATCGACCTCGCGGAGCTACGCCGCGGCGATGTGGTGGTCATTCAGGCCGCCTCCAGCAGCGTGGGGCTTGCCGCCATTCAGATCGCCAACATGGTCGGCGCCCGGCCGATCGCGCTGACCAGGACCGGGGCGAAACGTGCCCAACTCATGGCGGCGGGGGCTTCGGCCGTCATCGCCACGCAGGACGAAGACATCACCGAGCGCCTCGATGAACTCACCGGCGGGGTCGGCGTCCAGGTCATCTTCGACCCGGTAGGTGGGCCGATCCTGACCCGTCTCGTCGAAGCTGCTGCCGCGTATGCCAACGTCATCATCTACGGTGCGCTTGACGACGAACCGACACAGTTGCCGGTGCTGCCGCTGATCGGCAAGCGCATCACAATCCGTGGCTTCAACATGTTCGACGTGACGTGGGACCCGAGCCGGTTGGAGCGAGCTGTCACCTTTGTCCGCGACGGCCTCGAATCCGGGGCACTCAAGCCCACGATCGACGTGGTCTTCGAACTGAGCGAGATCGTGGCTGCGTTCAAACACCTCGAGTCCAACGGGCAGGTCGGAAAAGTTGTCATCACTGTGCCGGAGGTGAATGCCGCCTGACGGGTGCGTTCCTGAGCGATGGGCCGAGCGCTGCCGCCGATTTGTGCAGCACGAGCTGTTCATGACCACGGACGCAGTCTCACCGGAGACGATTGTGCAGATCGTTGACGACGTATTGTTGCCGTTGGCAACGACATTCGGGCGGGTCGTCGACGAAGGCTGATCACCGTCCGTGCCCGTGACCTCGCGTCGAGCAAGATGACTCCGCACAGCCGTTTCCCGGTAGCTCACGATCAGCTCCGTCATGGTGTCCAATTATGTTGGGTAACCGGTAGGCGGAACGTTGACCGGATCCCGGTTCAGGACCTGCACTAAAGGAGACTTATGCGTCGACAGCTGGTGAAATGGGCGATGACGAGATCGGCAATCGCCTGTGTGGCGCTGCTCGTAAACGGTTGTGCGGCGCAGGTCTGGGGCACGCCGCCGACCGCTGACGACACCCCTGGGGCAACTTCCGTGGCCCCGCAGGCGGCGGGTCCGGTGCTGCCCGAAGCCCCACCCGCCTCGCCGACTGCGGGACTTGACGGACTTGACGCCCGCGTCCGTCAAGCCACCGCCGACGCGGCCGCCTCCGGCGCCGACATAGAGACCGTCGTACTGGACCGCGACACCGACCAGACGGTCTCCAACGGGGTCACCAAGCCTTTCCCGATCGCGTCTGTGGTGAAGCTGTTCATCGCCGACGACCTGCTGCTACAGGAATCGGAGGGCAAGACAAAACTCTCCGCCGCCGACCGCAAGTCACTCGACATCATGCTGCGCTCCTCCGATGACAGCGCGGCCCAGATGTTTTGGGACCGCAGCGGTCAAAACGCCATCATCGCGCGCGTCGTGGCCCGGTACGGGTTGACGGGCACGACGGCGCCCTACAACGGGCACTGGGACGTCACGCAAAGCACCGCAAGCGATCTCGTCCGCTACTACGACATGCTGTTGGACGGCACCGGTGGGCTGCCACCGGAACAGGCCAACGTCATCATCA
Proteins encoded:
- a CDS encoding RNA polymerase sigma factor, with translation MSCDLAKGGVDDDPAEWLRQLLDEWCRGHRSAVTRMHDFLVRVARRELYRGSMRFTDKEIDDIATQVAADALLAVLAKLGSFRGESKLTTWAYQFVVLELSNNLKCRRRHSWAPRVQMDHADWDLFADRLHHNPSRHAEAHEMVAAIGQAVTTVLTDRQRRVFIETVVEGAPANAVADKYGMSRNTLYKCIFDSRRKIRSFLTANGFEVDGAPLTDSA
- a CDS encoding sigma-70 family RNA polymerase sigma factor — its product is MHYETGQFDATRPSRHRRARSGAERRHFGGALRFRSRPLRADLLRSAYRYTRHKHDAEDLVQETYARAWMNYESYEQGTNIRAWMSRIMVNIWMNAHRKSTRRVQETLAGSFTEQDYFAGVLSATPSAEDVALQGQTDDAVKQCFGALPSGFQSVVFYADVCQYPLKDVAEIACIPLGTAMSRRHRAHRRLRAALISSGHQRRAETDAGSRPGPDGGEDVVSP
- a CDS encoding SDR family NAD(P)-dependent oxidoreductase produces the protein MTTSSRPIAVVTGASSGIGEQYARRYAREGFDLVLVARSEKVLQSLAVELAAAHQIYVDVHSADLADPEAVAILVKKLTSELPRVDHLVNCAGAAMNGDLANADEAALQQMIALNITALTLLTRAAIIRMRAAGTGTIVNVASAAGYQPMPHMAAYSASKSYVLMFTEAMYEENRRYGLRIFAVAPGDTDTPMSTRAKNARKPEQVVDTTWGAMSGHAPSVVDGAANRILIMLLDRVVPKRLGLRVAERMFRDVA
- a CDS encoding TetR/AcrR family transcriptional regulator — translated: MVALRSDAARNRARILEAARDLANRSETLALNAVAQAAGVGVGTVYRHFTTVEELEETLVWERFDELAEILDSTGPTHLERVLTAHFALLVEDVLFERVTSRANPALEQTTALITELTDRMAKLMDRARAEGALRDDIDAAGVLTLVCGVARAARTADLAAEGPQAQLLLRVVLDGLGTRPT
- a CDS encoding zinc-dependent alcohol dehydrogenase family protein — protein: MPLAVRFHTLGGPEVLELEEVEVPPPGNGEVRIRTRALGLNRAEAMFRTGDYLDDPVLPQGLGYEAAGVVESIGPEVTGFSVGDAVSVIPAFKMTDYAVHGELVLAPARAVVKHPTHLSWEEAASIWMQFITAYGGLIDLAELRRGDVVVIQAASSSVGLAAIQIANMVGARPIALTRTGAKRAQLMAAGASAVIATQDEDITERLDELTGGVGVQVIFDPVGGPILTRLVEAAAAYANVIIYGALDDEPTQLPVLPLIGKRITIRGFNMFDVTWDPSRLERAVTFVRDGLESGALKPTIDVVFELSEIVAAFKHLESNGQVGKVVITVPEVNAA
- a CDS encoding serine hydrolase, producing the protein MRRQLVKWAMTRSAIACVALLVNGCAAQVWGTPPTADDTPGATSVAPQAAGPVLPEAPPASPTAGLDGLDARVRQATADAAASGADIETVVLDRDTDQTVSNGVTKPFPIASVVKLFIADDLLLQESEGKTKLSAADRKSLDIMLRSSDDSAAQMFWDRSGQNAIIARVVARYGLTGTTAPYNGHWDVTQSTASDLVRYYDMLLDGTGGLPPEQANVIISNLAQSTPTGTDGYPQRFGIPEGLYAEPVAVKQGWFCCWNGGNQLHVSTGMIGPEHRYVMAISSLDPTGAAAARDNITQAVKTMFLGGKI